gctggaccAGCCCGTCCAGTGCAGCTCCTACATACAGCTGGCCTGTGTGCCTGATATCTCGCTGAGAGTGCAAGAGCTGAAAAACTGCTACGTCAGTGGCTGGGGTGCCACCACTGCCAGATGTGAGTTCCCAAAAAGTCCTCATGTCCCGAGTGCCAGTTGGGCACACtggggagccaggctgggcttgCTGAGAGCAAGGGCCAAAGCCAGAGTCAGGCTGTGCCCAGAGAGAGGTGGGCCTGACCCATTACCCAGAACAAGAGAGAAGGGGAGCACCAGCAGATGCCTTCAAGAGGCAAAGCCAAGCCCCAAGGAAGGGGTTTGCCCAGACAGGGGCGATGTACTGGCAGCGACTTGCAGGGTGCTAATTCTTTTCTGTGCTCACAGCAGCCTCTGTAAACGAGAGTGATGTCCTGCAGGAGGCCAGGGTGCACCTCATTGATACCGGCATCTGTAACAGTAGCTGGTGGTACAGAGGGGAAATCCACCACCACAACCTGTGTGCTGGCTACGAACGGGGTGTCATCGACACCTGCCAGGTAGGAGGGAGCTACAAgtgccccccagcagcacaggcagccttGCCACAGCCCCCAGAGGGACTCCAGTGCAGGCTTTGCCTGACAAGTTACCCTCCCCTGGGTCTCCACCACTGCTGGGACTCACCTCCCCTTTCCCAACCACAGCTTAGTACCCCCTTCTCCCAGAGGCCCAGCCAGTGCTCTTGGCAGCCCATGGGTACAGATCCCAATCCTGGAACCTCCATCTTCCACAGCTCCAGGAGCTCTGTGCAGGACAGAGAGCCCCACAACCCCCTCCCAGACATGGTTCTGTCATCTCCAGCCCCTGAGCAGAGCCTCTctgtgcagccagcacagctcaggaggAGCCCCCATAGTGCTGGCAGGGGTCACCCAACACCACCTTCgctctctctcctctgctgcagggtgaCAGTGGTGGCCCTCTGGTCTGCAAAGATAACTATCGTGACTACTTCTGGCTGGTTGGATTGACCAGCTGGGGGAGAGGATGTGCAAGAGCAAGACAGCCTGGGGTTTACGTCTCCACACAGCACTTCTACAACTGGATCCTGGTGCAGCTGGGACTGcgtgcagcagggagggctgctgAATGAAGAGGATCCAGTGCAAGCTGCAGTGTTCCATGGCAATTTCCTTCTGGGGCAATGCCTGCTGATCCAAAGGCAGCTTTGGTGTCAAAGGCCTGCTCTGTCCTGTCCACACTCCCCTGAATGCACTCAAATGCATGAGTTGACTTAGTTCTTGAAATAAAGGTGCCAGTTTTCACAGCTAACCCTGCTCCAGTCCAGTTCAGCCTCCTGTGCAAGGCAAGGGCTTCCACACCAGACACCTGCAAAATGAGGCTGCAGGCAGACAAGATGACACAGCCTGGATTTAACAACCCAGGAAGGCTAGAACTGgacccctttgctttctaagctcctgctgcaatagaGGAGCCTAGGTGCtgctggatccagtcctgtatgtgtcacaactcagactgggcagcccagggagattcggactgaacccccttgctttctagacttccttcaTGGAGGAGCT
Above is a window of Apus apus isolate bApuApu2 chromosome 28 unlocalized genomic scaffold, bApuApu2.pri.cur SUPER_28_unloc_1, whole genome shotgun sequence DNA encoding:
- the LOC127396128 gene encoding acrosin-like, whose protein sequence is MALLLLLVLLALGWPVHGTWDNCGTCGLRPMASFYGKWRVVGGTNARPGAWPWIVSIQDPWTIGSGHICGGSLITPQWVITAAHCFINASYISTWRVVIGANRLSRLGPEVQVRHIRQLLIHEHYNEPTHWNDIALLELDQPVQCSSYIQLACVPDISLRVQELKNCYVSGWGATTARSASVNESDVLQEARVHLIDTGICNSSWWYRGEIHHHNLCAGYERGVIDTCQGDSGGPLVCKDNYRDYFWLVGLTSWGRGCARARQPGVYVSTQHFYNWILVQLGLRAAGRAAE